The following proteins come from a genomic window of Triticum aestivum cultivar Chinese Spring chromosome 6A, IWGSC CS RefSeq v2.1, whole genome shotgun sequence:
- the LOC123131444 gene encoding uncharacterized protein: MVWLQYTATRRQRAATAGLFLTGAVLIAVAARLSYANIEPSRAKAARRREVLEAFIARKRAAAAGAGGADSHPSPDPAKP; encoded by the coding sequence ATGGTGTGGCTGCAGTACACGGCGACCCGGCGGCAGCGCGCCGCCACGGCCGGCCTCTTCCTCACCGGGGCCgtcctcatcgccgtcgccgcccgcctctCCTACGCCAACATCGAGCCCTCGCGCGCCAAGGCCGCCCGGCGCCGCGAGGTCTTGGAGGCCTTCATCGCCCGCAAGCGCGCAGCTGCGGCCGGAGCCGGAGGAGCAGACTCCCACCCCAGCCCGGATCCCGCCAAGCCCTAG
- the LOC123131442 gene encoding uncharacterized protein → MAPAKRSCTLGRFAADEAAPPETRHVVHLQRLLLRQAAESCLDPIAEEDDYAGTGSRRGGQDDDGVPAGSPSAHGSSSSATVDIASSQSSMGWIN, encoded by the coding sequence ATGGCCCCCGCCAAGAGATCCTGCACGCTCGGCCGCTTCGCCGCTGACGAGGCGGCCCCGCCGGAAACCCGCCACGTGGTGCACCTGCAGAGACTCCTCCTCCGCCAAGCAGCAGAGAGCTGCCTCGACCCCATCGCCGAGGAGGACGACTACGCTGGCACCGGCAGCAGAAGAGGCGGTCAAGACGACGACGGCGTCCCCGCCGGCTCGCCCAGCGCccacggcagcagcagcagcgccaccGTTGACATTGCCTCAAGTCAGTCGTCGATGGGCTGGATCAATTAG
- the LOC123131445 gene encoding uncharacterized protein codes for MAPATTSCAVLRFAADEAAPPETLHVVQLQRLRLRQAAERCLDPIAEEDDYPGTSSTSGGEDDDDVPAGSPSAHGSSSATIDDLAHCRLR; via the coding sequence ATGGCCCCAGCCACGACGTCCTGTGCCGTCCTCCGCTTCGCCGCCGACGAGGCGGCCCCGCCGGAGACACTCCACGTCGTGCAACTGCAAAGACTCCGCCTCCGCCAAGCGGCAGAGCGCTGCCTCGACCCCATCGCCGAGGAGGACGACTACCCTGGCACCAGCAGCACAAGCGGtggcgaagacgacgacgacgtcCCCGCCGGCTCGCCCAGCGCCCACGGCAGCAGCAGCGCCACCATCGACGACCTTGCCCATTGTCGACTTCGATAG
- the LOC542880 gene encoding probable L-ascorbate peroxidase 8, chloroplastic codes for MAERLAASASLLPSAASPSSSTRRATVASGLRLRPSPSRFSQAASRGRGVAGAAGVVPRLRVVRCMAASEAAQLKSAREDIKEILKTTYCHPILVRLGWHDSGTYDKNIEEWPQRGGADGSLRFDPELSHGANAGLTSALKLIQPIKDKYPGITYADLFQLASATAIEEAGGPKLPMKYGRVDITAPEQCPPEGRLPDAGPRLPAEHLREVFYRMGLDDKEIVALSGAHTLGRSRPDRSGWGKPETKYTKDGPGEPGGQSWTAEWLKFDNSYFKDIKEQRDQELLVLPTDAALFDDPSFKVYAEKYAEDQEAFFKDYAEAHAKLSNLGAKFDPPEGFSLDDDKGAVATEEKVVADPAPASDTNSTGPQPEPFVSAKYSYKKRELSDTMKQKIRAEYEGLGGSPNKPMKSNYFLNIMIVIAGLAFLTSLTGN; via the exons ATGGCGGAGCGCCTCGCGGCATCGGCCTCCCTGCTCCCTAGTGCGGCCTCGCCTTCCTCGTCGACCCGCCGCGCCACCGTCGCCTCCGGGCTCCGGCTCCGCCCGTCGCCCTCGCGCTTCTCACAG GCTGCAAGCAGAGGGCGCGGTGTCGCTGGCGCCGCCGGGGTGGTGCCACGGCTGCGGGTGGTCCGATGCATGGCGGCGTCGGAGGCCGCGCAGCTCAAGAGCGCGCGGGAGGACATCAAGGAGATCCTCAAAACCACCTACTGCCACCCTATCCTG GTCCGTTTGGGATGGCATGATTCGGGTACATATGACAAAAATATTGAGGAGTGGCCACAGAGAGGTGGAGCCGACGGAAGCTTAAGATTTGATCCTGAGTTGAGTCATGGAGCCAATGCTG GTCTTACTAGTGCTTTAAAGCTTATTCAACCAATCAAGGACAAATACCCAGGTATCACCTATGCTGATTTGTTCCAGTTGGCGAGTGCTACAGCAATTGAG GAAGCCGGTGGCCCGAAACTTCCGATGAAATATGGGCGGGTAGATATCACAGCACCTGAGCAGTGTCCACCTGAGGGGAGGCTTCCTG ATGCTGGCCCACGTTTACCTGCTGAACACCTTAGGGAGGTATTCTATAGGATGGGCCTTGATGACAAG GAAATTGTCGCATTGTCCGGAGCACATACACTTGGAAGGTCACGCCCTGACAGGAGTGGCTGGGGAAAGCCAGAAACAAAATATACA AAGGATGGGCCTGGTGAACCTGGAGGGCAATCATGGACGGCTGAATGGTTGAAGTTTGATAACAGCTACTTCAAG GACATAAAAGAGCAAAGGGATCAAGAGCTTCTAGTATTGCCTACAGATGCTGCACTATTTGATGACCCATCATTCAAG GTATATGCAGAGAAGTACGCAGAGGACCAGGAGGCATTCTTCAAAGACTACGCCGAAGCCCATGCTAAACTGAGCAACCTTGGTGCAAAGTTTGACCCTCCTGAG GGATTCTCGTTGGACGATGACAAGGGTGCCGTGGCAACTGAAGAGAAGGTGGTTGCTGATCCAGCACCAGCGAGTGATACTAATAGCACAGGACCACAGCCAGAGCCCTTCGTTTCCGCCAAATACTCTTACAAGAAG AGAGAGTTGTCCGATACGATGAAGCAGAAGATCAGAGCCGAATACGAGGGCCTTGGAGGCAGCCCAAATAAGCCTATGAAGTCCAACTACTTCCTCAACATTATGATCGTGATCGCAGGATTAGCATTCTTGACGTCTCTGACCGGGAACTAA